The Calditrichota bacterium genome contains a region encoding:
- the rplM gene encoding 50S ribosomal protein L13 gives AQVKVTGKKTEQKRYYRYTGYPGGLRVEEYRKLIHEKPERVLRHAVWGMLPHNSLGRKLLKKLKIYPGPEHPHQAQQPEPLPLN, from the coding sequence CCGCACAGGTCAAGGTGACAGGCAAGAAGACCGAGCAGAAGCGCTACTACCGCTACACCGGCTATCCAGGCGGGCTGCGGGTTGAAGAGTATCGCAAGCTTATCCACGAGAAGCCGGAGCGGGTGTTGCGCCATGCGGTGTGGGGGATGTTGCCGCACAACAGTCTGGGCAGGAAGCTGCTCAAGAAGCTGAAAATCTACCCTGGGCCGGAGCATCCGCATCAGGCCCAGCAACCGGAAC